Proteins co-encoded in one Euleptes europaea isolate rEulEur1 chromosome 1, rEulEur1.hap1, whole genome shotgun sequence genomic window:
- the LOC130493417 gene encoding zinc finger protein 420-like, producing the protein MQPAQGRVSFEAVAIYFTLEEWAFLRPSQRALYKEVMLENFGNVTSQRIHEEENPCKWLVCGKILLPIKDDNLASHQRFHKEKPCKCLECGISVSKSGHLTVHQRIHTGEKPYKCLECGKCFSESGRLTSHKRIHTGEKPYKCLECGKSFSRRDSLIPHQRIHTGEKPYECLECGKSFRHKGSVTVHQRIHKRKKTYECLVCGESFSHTKSLSSHQRIHTGKKPYECLECGKSFSHNGSLTVHQRIHTGEKPYKCLKCGKSFRHRKSLYSHQRIHTGEKPHKCLECGKCFSRTDSLTIHQRIHTGEKPYECLECGKSFSHTTSLSSHQRIHTREKPYECLECGKCFSQSTTLSSHQRIHTGKKPYECLECGKSFSRSSNLTVHKRIHTGEKPYECLECGMSFSDSGHLTSHQRIHTGEKPYKCLECGKSFGHRKSATSHQRIHTGEKPHKCLECGKCFSRRDSLTIHQRIHTGEKPYKCLKCGSSFSISGQLTVHERIHTGVKSYICLACGKSFNQSSNLTVHQRIHTGEKPYKCMECGKSFGHRKSLYSHQRIHTGEKP; encoded by the coding sequence CAAAGAATTCATGAGGAGGAGAACCCATGTAAGTGGCTAGTGTGTGGAAAaatcttacttcccatcaaagatgACAATCTTGCTTCCCATCAAAGATTTCATAAGGAGAAACCATgtaaatgcctggaatgtggaatCAGCGTCAGTAAAAGTGGccaccttactgtccatcaaagaattcatacaggtgagaaaccatataaatgcctggagtgtgggaaatgtttCAGTGAGAGTGGACGCCTTACTTCTCATAAAAGAATTCatacaggtgagaaaccatacaaatgtctagaatgtgggaaaagcttcagccggAGAGACAGTCTAATtccccatcaaagaattcacacaggagagaaaccatatgaatgcctggagtgtggaaaaagctttagGCACAAGGGAAGtgttactgtccatcaaagaattcacaaaaggaagaaaacataTGAATGTTTGgtgtgtggggaaagcttcaGTCACACTAAAAGCTtgtcttcccatcaaagaattcacacagggaagaaaccatatgaatgcctcgagtgtgggaagagcttcagtcacaATGGaagccttactgtccatcaaagaattcacacaggggagaaaccatataaatgcctgaagtgtggaaaaagcttccgcCACAGGAAAAGCTTGtattcccatcaaagaattcacacaggggagaaaccacataaatgcctggagtgtgggaaatgctTCAGTCGGACAGACAGCCTAActatccatcaaagaattcacacaggggagaaaccatatgaatgcctggagtgtgggaaaagcttcagtcacacTACAAGCTTGTCTTCCCATCAGAGAATTCACACCagggagaaaccatatgaatgtttggagtgtgggaaatgctTCAGTCAGAGTACAACCTtgtcttcccatcaaagaattcacacagggaagaaaccatatgaatgcctggagtgtggaaagagcttcagtcggagttcaaaccttactgtccataaaagaatccacacaggggagaaaccatatgaatgtttggagtgtgggatGAGCTTCAGTGATAGTGGacaccttacttcccatcaaagaattcacacaggagagaaaccatataaatgcctggagtgcgggaaaagcttcGGTCACAGGAAAAGCGcgacttcccatcaaagaattcacacaggagagaaaccacataaatgcctggagtgtgggaaatgctTCAGTCGGAGAGACAGTCTAActatccatcaaagaattcacacaggagagaagccatataaatgcctgaagTGTGGAAGCAGCTTCAGTATCAGTGGACAACTTACTGTCcatgaaagaattcacacaggggtgAAATCATATATATGCCTGgcttgtgggaaaagcttcaatcAGAGTTCaaatcttactgtccatcaaagaattcatacgggagagaaaccatataaatgcatggaatgtgggaaaagcttcggTCACAGAAAAAGCTTGtattcccatcaaagaattcacacaggggagaaaccatag
- the LOC130493416 gene encoding zinc finger protein 501-like yields the protein MPSIYLFILPGGVIHSLPSLGGREKAASVQPDRGLVTFEEVFVHFTEEEWALLDLDQRRLHKEVMEDNCQNVASLEADGLQNKCKVEPQHLLYDEKQQRRNTGTQQKPHTFLEYGKSFARTDNLKAHQQIHTGEKPHRCLECGKSFAQCSQLTKHQCIHTGEKPYKSFHCKKSFAQTDKLKAHQRIHTGEKPHKCLECGKRFARTDNLKAHQQIHTGEKPNKCLECGKSFAQRSQLTKHQCIHPGEKPYKCFDCKKSFARTDMLKAHQQLHSGEKPHRCLECGKSFAQRSQLTKHQCIHTGEKPYKSFHCKKSFAQTDKLKAHQRIHTGEKPHKCLECGKRFARTDNLKAHQRIHTGEKPHKCLECGKNFARTDKLKAHQRIHTGEKPHKCLECGKNFARTDKLKAHQQIHTGEKPHKCLECGKNFARTDKLKAHQRIHTGEKPHKCLEYGKHFARTDKLKAHQPIHIGGGGNHINAWSV from the exons GGTCTGGTGACCTTTGAAGAGGTGTTTGTTCATTTCACCgaggaggagtgggctctgctggatctggaccaaagaaggcttcacaaggaagtcatggaggacaattgtcagaatgtggcctctctgg AAGCTGATGGTCTCCAGAACAAGTGCAAGGTAGAACCACAACACCTCCTATATGATGAAAAGCAGCAGAGAAGAAACACTGGAACACAAC agaaaccacaTACATTCTTGGAGTATGGAAAGAGTTTTGCTCGGACTGACAATCTAAAAGCCCATCAGCaaatccacactggagagaagccacatcgatgcttggagtgtggaaagagttttgctcaGTGTTCTCAGCTTACTAAGCATCAATGTatccatactggggagaaaccatataaaagcTTCCATTGTAAAAAGAGTTTTGCTCAGACTGACAAGTTAAAAGCCCATCAAcgaatccacactggagagaaaccacataaatgcttggagtgtggaaagcgTTTTGCTCGGACTGACAATCTAAAAGCCCATCAGCaaatccacactggagagaaaccaaacaaatgcttggagtgtggaaagagttttgctcaGCGTTCACAGCTTACTAAACATCAATGTATCCAtcctggggagaaaccatataaatgcttcgATTGTAAAAAGAGTTTTGCTCGGACTGACATGCTAAAAGCCCATCAACAACTCCATTCTGGAGAGAAGCCACAtcgatgcttggagtgtggaaagagttttgctcaGCGTTCTCAGCTTACTAAGCATCAATGTatccatactggggagaaaccatataaaagcTTCCATTGTAAAAAGAGTTTTGCTCAGACTGACAAGTTAAAAGCCCATCAAcgaatccacactggagagaaaccacataaatgcttggagtgtggaaagcgTTTTGCTCGGACTGACAATCTAAAAGCCCATCAGcgaatccacactggagagaaaccacataaatgcttggagtgtggaaagaattTTGCTCGGACTGACAAGCTAAAAGCCCATCAAcgaatccacactggagagaaaccacataaatgcttggagtgtggaaagaattTTGCTCGGACTGACAAGCTAAAAGCCCATCAGCaaatccacactggagagaaaccacataaatgcttggagtgtggaaagaattTTGCTCGGACTGACAAGCTAAAAGCCCATCAAcgaatccacactggagagaaaccacataaatgcttggagtatGGAAAGCATTTTGCTCGGACTGACAAGCTAAAAGCCCATCAGCCCATccacattgggggaggggggaaccacataaatgcttggagtgtgtaA
- the LOC130481170 gene encoding zinc finger protein 845-like, with amino-acid sequence MNTGEKSDKCLEHGTSFGLKGDLPGHQRSHTGEKPYKCLQCAKSFTRRSQVAIHQRIHTGEKPYKCLQCAKTFTWRPNLIIHQRIHTGEKPYKCLQCGKSFVENSQRTRHLRIHSGEKPYKCLECGKNFAVGSQLTNHQRIHTEEKPHKCLQCGKSFAHSSKLSRHQRTHSGEKPYKCLDCGKNFGESSHLSRHQRIHSGEKPYTCLECGKNFAQYSQLSIHQRIHTGEKPYKCLVCEKSFAQFSTLTAHQHIHTGEKPYKCVDCEKCFAQCSKLRAHQRIHAGQKPYKCMECGKGFSWRTELRLHQRIHTGEKPYKCLDCEKSFTWNASLKAHQRIHTGEKPYKCVDCEKSFAQNSQLTAHRRIHTGEKPYKCLQCAKSFAHSSALRAHHMIHTGEKPFECLECGKSFARCDSLTAHQRIHTGEKPYKCLECGKSFSSRTELRKHHRIHTGEKPYKCSDCEKSFARSDDFRAHQRIHTGEKPCKCLQCGKSFAKFSTLRVHQRIHTGEKSYKCLQCGKTFARSDNLASHQRIHTGEKPYKCLECGKIFARRNSLSAHQRIHTGEKPYKCSTCEKSFTQRSTLMAHQRIHTGEKPHKCSDCGKSFAQSSHLIAHRRIHTVEKP; translated from the coding sequence ATGAACACAGGGGAGAAATCTGATAAATGCTTGGAGCATGGAACAAGCTTCGGTTTGAAAGGAGACCTTCCTGGCCATCAACGatcccacactggggagaaaccatacaaatgcttgcagtgtgcaaAGAGTTTTACTCGGCGTTCACAGGTTGctatccatcaacgtatccacactggggagaaaccatacaaatgcttgcagtgtgcaaAGACCTTTACTTGGAGGCCAAACCTTAttatccatcaacgtatccacactggagagaaaccatacaaatgtttgcagtgtggaaagagctttgttgaGAATTCACAGCGTACCAGACATCTACGtatccacagtggggagaaaccatataaatgcttagagtgtggaaagaactttgctgtGGGTTCACAGCTTACTAACCATCAACGTATCCATACTgaggagaaaccacataaatgcttgcagtgtggaaagagctttgctcataGTTCAAAGCTTTCTAGACATCAACGTACCCATAGTggtgagaagccatataaatgcttagatTGCGGAAAGAACTTTGGTGAGTCTTCACATCTTTCTagacatcaacgtatccacagtggagagaaaccatatacatgcttagagtgtggaaagaactttgctcagTATTCACAGCTTTCTatacatcaacgtatccacacaggggagaaaccatataaatgcttggtatgtgaaaagagctttgctcagtTTTCAACCCTTACAGCCCATCAACATatccatactggggagaaaccatataaatgtgttGATTGTGAAAAATGCTTTGCTCAGTGTTCAAAGCTCAGGGCCCATCAACGTATCCATGCTGggcagaaaccatataaatgcatggagtgCGGGAAGGGCTTTTCCTGGAGAACAGAGCTTAGgctccatcaacgtatccacactggggagaagccatataaatgtttggattgTGAAAAGAGCTTTACTTGGAATGCAAGTCTTAAggcccatcaacgtatccacactggggagaaaccatataaatgtgttgattgtgaaaagagctttgctcagaattCACAGCTTACTGCCCATCGAcgtattcacactggggagaaaccatacaaatgcttgcagtgtgcaaAGAGCTTTGCTCATAGTTCAGCCCTTAGGGCCCATCATATgatccacactggtgagaaaccatttgaatgcctggaatgtggaaagagctttgctcgatGTGACAGCCTAACTGCTCATCAAcgaatccacactggagagaaaccatataaatgcttggagtgtggaaagagcttttcttCAAGAACAGAGCTTAGGAAACATCatcgtatccacactggggaaaaaccatataaatgctcagattgtgaaaagagctttgctcggagtgATGATTTTAGggcccatcaacgtatccacactggggagaaaccatgcaaatgcttgcagtgtggaaagagctttgctaagTTTTCAACACTTAgggtccatcaacgtatccacactggtgagaaatCATATAAATGCTTACAGTGTGGCAAGACCTTTGCTCGGAGTGACAACCTAGCTTCACATcaacgaatccacactggggagaaaccatataaatgcttggagtgtggaaagatcTTTGCTCGGAGGAACAGCTTATCTGCTCATcaacgaatccacactggggagaaaccatataaatgctctaCTTGTGAAAAGAGCTTTACTCAGAGGTCAACGCTTATggcccatcaacgtatccacactggagagaaaccacataaatgctcagattgtggaaagagctttgctcagagttcacacCTTATTGCTCATAGACGAATACACACAGTGGAGAAACCATAG